TTAGTTACAAGTCCACGCCTAGAAGTACCAAACGATGGCATGGTAATGTCATCTAAGCACTCGTTGCTCAGCACTATTCGTCTTGAGCTTTGCATAGGTGTGGGGCACCTTCCTCTGGACGATCCTGTATGTTCGTCATATTGAGGCATGGAGATGTCCTCAAGACACTCATTTGCAGCTGGACTACGACTTGAAGTGCCAAACGAGGGCATTGTCACTTCCTCCAGACATTCATTGGTCATCGCTCCATGTCTTGACCTTTGCACTGACGTCGAGCTTTTTGCCCTAAAGCTCTGCGTATTTTCCGCACACGAAGGCATCGAAATGTCCTCAATGCATTCATTAGTATCAAATCCACGACCTGATCTGATACTTTGAGCCTGTCTTCGGGAAGACCTTCCACTCGGAGATTGCGAGACAACTCCAAAAGATGGCATTGTTTCATCATCCAAGCAATCGTTTGTAGTGTATCCTCTGCCAGAGCTGGCAAATGTGGGTGCGGAAATGTCTTGAATATGTCTGGACGGCATCGTTCTTTGTCGTGCACTCTTCGCTCTGGATACGCCTGATACTCCTCCATAGGAGGGCATAGATACATCCTCTAAGCATTCATTAGTCCTCATGACGGATGGCAAGGGTGCTTTTTGACGTCGTGAGTTACTTTTCCTCCGAGAAGAGCCTGATATTCCACCAAACGAAGGCATTGTTACATCCTCTAGACATTTATTGGGGACTTGACTTCTGCTTAGGTTCTTCCTACTTCGGGGACTCCGTCCAACCGATCTACTTCTTCCCAGGGCAGGTTGCCTCACGTCTTCCAAGCACTCACTTCTCCTTGTAACTGCCGAAATATCGCCAAAGGTGGGCATGCTTACGTTGTCCAGGCACTCGTTGGGCAAGCCAGTGGTTTGTCTCCTGGACGCATCAGAATTACCTCCAAAGGACGGTGCACATATGTCCGCCAAACACTCGCTGGGCATGGTCAACTGTCGGCGTGTGGAGGCCACCGAAACACCACCGAATGATGGCATCGAAATGTCCTCCAAGCACTCGTTCGTCTGCGGACATCTGGTAGAGCTGGCACATGGGTTCCGGGATGGCAACGTTCTTTGCCTTCTACTGGCTGCCCGCGAAATGCTCCTTCCAAAAGACGGCGGGGCACTAACATCGTTCAGACACTCGCTCGGCAGGTCCATAGGCCGTCGTGATGAAGAAGATGTTCCACCAAGGGAGGGCATGGTCATATCGACTAAACACTCGTTGGTCGTCAAACGACCTCTTGAACTGGGATCACACCGTGATCTCTGTTGGCGCTTTGGACTCCTGCCTCTGGAAGCAGACGACACTCCGCCAAACGAAGGCATCGAAATGTCCTCCAAGCATTCGTTGGTCGTATTGCCTCGTCCCGAACTTGCAAATGAGGGTGCCGATATGTCGCCAATATTTTGAGAAGGCATTGTCACCTGCCTTCGCCTGGAACTCTTTCTCCTCGATGCTCCCGGTGTTCCTGCGAATGATGGCATTGCTATGTTTTCCAAGCACTCACTTGTACCTCCATATTTGGTGGAGCTTAGAAACGAAGGGGCTGATATGTCGCAAATATTCTGCTGTCGACTTGATCCTCGAGAACCGCTTCTTCTGCCAAAGGAGGGCTCACTGACGTCATTTAGGCACTCACTGGGCAGCGTCATTTGCCTTCTGGTGGCACTGGACACTCCACCAAAAGAAGGCATGGTCATGTCATCCAAACACTCGCTCATCATCTGTGAAGGCATGGATCTTTCATGTCGATCCAGACTTCTGGCCCTAGAGGCTCTCGAAATTCCGCCAAAAGAGGGCATTGTCATGTCTTCCAGACATTCGCTGTTTCGTTGTCTTCTCGAAGTTCTTTCACCGTAAGCATGAGGTGGAATGACAATTTCCTCCAGACATTCATTGGTCATGGGATCTCTTTGGAAGCTGACATATATGGGTTCAGAGATGTCGTTAATGTTTTGCATTGACATCGATCTTCTCGGTTGGCGGTGATTTGTGTGTGATGACAGGCGTGATATTCGTCCTAGCGATGGCATGGTCATGTCATCCAAGCATTCATTGGCAGTGGTTTGACCTCGTCGCGAACTAGCGAAAGTTGGGGCCGAGATATCGCTTATATTTCGCGTGTGCCTGGATCTCTGCGTTTGCCTGGGACTTCGACTTCGACTGCGACTTCTGCTCCTGGAAACTTGCGAGACCCCCTGAAATGATGGCATTGATATGTCCTCCAGGCATTCATTGGTGGTTCGAACTCTGGATGAGTTGGCAAACGAGGGCGCCGATATGTCGCACAGATTCTGGGAGGGCATCGATACCAGACGCTGCCTTCTGGGACTAAGTCTTCGAGATCTACTCCGTTCGAAAGAGGGCTGGCTCACATCCTCAAGGCATTCGCTTGGCATCGTCTGCTGTCTTCGTGATCCCTCAGAGATATACGACATATACGGCATGGTCTCGTTCTCCAAACAGGAACGATACGAATTCGAACCGAGCGTTTCAAAAGCTGGCATTGTCTCGTTATCCAAAATGTCCAGGCATTCATTTGGCAGCGATGCCTCGTGATAGGAGGGCATTGACTCATCCATCAGGTTCTCAGATCGGCTTGGCAACGAGAAGTTGAGACGACGTCCCGGTTCTTCGTCTAAGCCATTGGGGGTGCAATCCAGCGATGAGGTATTCGAAACAGTCGTCTCATCAATGTGGCTGGTGATGTGGCCACTTGGATCGCGATGGGTGTATGTCCTGCGTCGCGTTGTCTGTGTGATAAGtctatcattaaaataaaaccctaaaaaacatttaacttcAATTACCTGTTGATAGCAGGGAGTGTCACACGACTTATCCTCCTCCGCTCGGCGGAGTTGATTCGatcgatttattttttctctaATACTCCTAAAGCGATCCAGAATCTCACCATACACATCGTCCGCGTGGCTCAGTGTCCCATTGGTGGGCATAGTCTTGGAATCATCGCACATACTCGGAGCAGAGACATCGGCCAGAAACTCTCCCCGCAAATCGGACATCTGTGACGGCATGCTTGGATCGAATCCAGGTGCGGACATGTCCGCCAGGCACTCATCCGGCAAATTGCTCAGGTTGATTCTCGTGTCATACGGATGACGACGTGGCTGAGCCTGGCGAAAAGTTTCCATGGCTGCCGCATCCGTTTCATCTGTGATTAGAATGATTTGACTTGACGAAAATTGCAAAACCCCaaaaagaagtttaagttaagttaagttaagatTAAGTTAATACCTAGGAGAAGGAGGTATCTCCGGCTCtcaaaagtatattttatgtcaaatttttaaatttttgataagggggtacattaacattttttgcaacattttgaaaaacttaaaaattttaaaccgtGATTGCCATTTGATCGGCAACTTAACGAcaaattcagcgatgtatgacattccatcttttggccattacttctcagcgttttgatagaaaatatgacttgtcaaaaaaacaaaatcctaaagagtccttttgttgtaacttggccaaaataagacgtaaagccataagaatgactgttttgtaaagctggcaacctatactacccatccacattcggtttagataaataaattttgattttatgcagaaaccgatttttaaaattcaatttttggaaaaacttaattttttgaccaatttttgcattttttttaagggtgggggtcatcattttttcgaaaatttgaaaatatgaaaaaaattttacctgggaacgccattcgattggaaatttaatgacgaattcaccgaggtatgacattccatcttttggccattacttcacagcgttttgatagaaaaactaattttcaaagtttttttttgcggttttggatacttgtcaaaaaaacaaaaacctaaagagtccttttatTGTAACTTgaccaaaattagacgtaacgCCAttagagtgactgttttgtaaagctggctaCCTATAccacccatccacattcggtttagataaataaattttgttttgatgctaaaaccgatttttaaaaatcaatttttggaaaaaaattaattttgaccaatttttgcatttttgacaagggtgggggtcatacatttttcgaaaatttgaaaatatgaaaaaaattttaactcggaacgccattcgattggaaatttaatgacgaattcaccgaggtatgacattccatattttggccgttacttctcagcgttttgatagaaaaactgatttttaaagattttttttggggttttggagacttgtcaaaaaacaaaatcctaaagagtcattttgttgtaaattggCGAAAATTAGACgttaagccataagagtgactgttttgtaaagctggcaacctatactacccatccacattcggtttagataaatacattttaatttgatgcagaaaccgatttttaaaattcaatttttggaaaaaaattaattttttgaccaatttttgcattttttataggggtgggggtcatcattttttcgaaaatttaaaaatatgaaaaaaattttaactgggaacgcaattcgattggaaatttaatgacgaattcaccgaggtatgacattccatcttttggccattacttcacagcgttttgatagaaaaactaattttcaaagtttttttttgcggttttggatacttgtcaaaaaaacaaaaacctaaagagtccttttatTGTAACTTgaccaaaattagacgtaacgCCAttagagtgactgttttgtaaagctggctaCCTATAccacccatccacattcggtttagataaataaattttgttttcatgctaaaaccgatttttaaaaatcaatttttggaaaaaatttaattttgaccaatttttgcatttttgacaagggtgggggtcatacatttttcgaaaatttgaaaatatgaaaaaaattttaactgggaacgccattcgattggaaatttaatgacgaattcaccgaggtatgacattccatattttggccgttacttctcagcgttttgatagaaaaactgatttttaaagatttttttttgcggttttggatacttgtcaaaaaaacaaaaacctaaagagtccttttattgtaacttggccaaaattagacgtaacgCCAttagagtgactgttttgtaaagctggctaCCTATAccacccatccacattcggtttagataaataaattttgttttgatgctaaaaccgatttttaaaaatcaatttttggaaaaaatttaattttgaccaatttttgcatttttgacaAGGGTGGGggtataaaatatgaaaaaaattttaactgggaacgccaatcgattggaaatttaatgacgaattcaccgaggtatgacattccatattttggccgttacttctcagcgttttgatagaaaaactgatttttaaagattttttttggggttttggagacttgtcaaaaaaacaaaatcctaaagagtcattttgttgtaaattggCGAAAATTAGACgttaagccataagagtgactgttttgtaaagctggcaacctatcctacccatccacattcggtttagataaatacattttaatttgatgcagaaaccgatttttaaaattcaatttttggaaaaaattaattttttgaccaatttttgcattttttataagggtggggggtcataattttttcgaaaatttgaaaatatgaaaaaaattttaactgggaacgccattcgattggaaatttaatgacgaattcaccgaggtatgacattccatattttggccgttacttctcagcgttttgatagaaaaactgatttttaaagatttttttggggttttggagacttgtcaaaaaaacaaaatcctaaagagtcattttgttgtaaattggCGAAAATTAGACGTTAAGCCATAAgaatgactgttttgtaaagctggcaacctatactacccatccacattcggtttagataataaattttgatttgatgcagaaaccgattttttaaaattcaatttttggaaaaaaaattaatttttgaccaatttttgcattttttataagggtgggggtcatcattttttcgaaaatttaaaaatataaaaaaatttttaactgggaacgcaattcgattggaaatttaatgacgaattcaccgaggtatgacattccatattttggccgttacttctcagcgttttgatagaaaaactgatttttaaagattttttttgcggttttggatacttgtcaaaaaaacaaaaacctaaagagtccttttattgtaacttggccaaaattagacgtaacgCCAttagagtgactgttttgtaaagctggctaCCTATACCACCCATCCatattcggtttagataaataaattttgttttgatgctaaaccgatttttaaaaatcaatttttggaaaaaatttaattttgaccaatttttgcatttttgacaAGGGTGGGggtataaaatatgaaaaaaattttaactgggaacgccaatcgattggaaatttaatgacgaattcaccgaggtatgacattccatattttggccgttacttctcagcgttttgatagaaaaactgatttttaaagatttttttggggttttggagacttgtcaaaaaaacaaaatcctaaagagtcattttgttgtaaattggCGAAAATTAGACgttaagccataagagtgactgttttgtaaagctggcaacctatcctacccatccacattcggtttagataaatacattttaatttgatgcagaaaccgatttttaaaattcaatttttggaaaaaattaattttttgaccaatttttgcattttttataagggtgggggtcatcattttttcgaaaatttgaaaatatgaaaaaaattttaactgggaacgccattcgattggaaatttaatgacgaattcaccgaggtatgacattccatattttggccgttacttctcagcgttttgatagaaaaactgatttttaaagatttttttggggttttggagacttgtcaaaaaaacaaaatcctaaagagtcattttgttgtaaattggCGAAAATTAGACGTTAAGCCATAAgaatgactgttttgtaaagctggcaacctatactacccatccacattcggtttagataaataaattttgatttgatgcagaaaccgatttttaaaattcaatttttggaaaaaattaattttttgaccaatttttgcattttttataagggtgggggtcatcattttttcgaaaatttaaaaatataaaaaaatttttaactgggaacgcaattcgattggaaatttaatgacgaattcaccgaggtatgacattccatattttggccgttacttctcagcgttttgatagaaaaactaattttcaaattttttttttgcggttttggatacttgtcaaaaaaacaaaaacctaagAGTCCTTTTATTGTAACTTgaccaaaattagacgtaacgCCAttagagtgactgttttgtaaagctggctaCCTATAccacccatccacattcggtttagataaataaattttgttttgatgctaaaaccgatttttaaaaatcaatttttggaaaaaatttaattttgaccaatttttgcatttttgacaAGGGTGGGggtataaaatatgaaaaaaattttaactgggaacgccaatcgattggaaatttaatgacgaattcaccgaggtatgacattccatattttggccgttacttctcagcgttttgagagaaaaactgatttttaaagatttttttggggttttggagacttgtcaaaaaaacaaaatcctaaagagtcattttgttgtaaattggCGAAAATTAGACgttaagccataagagtgactgttttgtaaagctggcaacctatactacccatccacaatcggtttagataaatacattttaatttgatgcagaaaccgatttttaaaattcaatttttggaaaaaattaattttttgaccaatttttgcatttttttaagggtgggggtcatcattttttcgaaaatatgaaaatatgaaaaaaatttta
This portion of the Drosophila gunungcola strain Sukarami unplaced genomic scaffold, Dgunungcola_SK_2 000093F, whole genome shotgun sequence genome encodes:
- the LOC128265094 gene encoding uncharacterized protein LOC128265094 isoform X2 produces the protein MSSGRGQLGPNGSVECINSSRNIQMARCPDLASTPEHLRPGFRGRTHRYDPSDFGLTTNEEWRHPRMFRDMTYETDAAAMETFRQAQPRRHPYDTRINLSNLPDECLADMSAPGFDPSMPSQMSDLRGEFLADVSAPSMCDDSKTMPTNGTLSHADDVYGEILDRFRSIREKINRSNQLRRAEEDKSCDTPCYQQTTRRRTYTHRDPSGHITSHIDETTVSNTSSLDCTPNGLDEEPGRRLNFSLPSRSENLMDESMPSYHEASLPNECLDILDNETMPAFETLGSNSYRSCLENETMPYMSYISEGSRRQQTMPSECLEDVSQPSFERSRSRRLSPRRQRLVSMPSQNLCDISAPSFANSSRVRTTNECLEDISMPSFQGVSQVSRSRSRSRSRSPRQTQRSRHTRNISDISAPTFASSRRGQTTANECLDDMTMPSLGRISRLSSHTNHRQPRRSMSMQNINDISEPIYVSFQRDPMTNECLEEIVIPPHAYGERTSRRQRNSECLEDMTMPSFGGISRASRARSLDRHERSMPSQMMSECLDDMTMPSFGGVSSATRRQMTLPSECLNDVSEPSFGRRSGSRGSSRQQNICDISAPSFLSSTKYGGTSECLENIAMPSFAGTPGASRRKSSRRRQVTMPSQNIGDISAPSFASSGRGNTTNECLEDISMPSFGGVSSASRGRSPKRQQRSRCDPSSRGRLTTNECLVDMTMPSLGGTSSSSRRPMDLPSECLNDVSAPPSFGRSISRAASRRQRTLPSRNPCASSTRCPQTNECLEDISMPSFGGVSVASTRRQLTMPSECLADICAPSFGGNSDASRRQTTGLPNECLDNVSMPTFGDISAVTRRSECLEDVRQPALGRSRSVGRSPRSRKNLSRSQVPNKCLEDVTMPSFGGISGSSRRKSNSRRQKAPLPSVMRTNECLEDVSMPSYGGVSGVSRAKSARQRTMPSRHIQDISAPTFASSGRGYTTNDCLDDETMPSFGVVSQSPSGRSSRRQAQSIRSGRGFDTNECIEDISMPSCAENTQSFRAKSSTSVQRSRHGAMTNECLEEVTMPSFGTSSRSPAANECLEDISMPQYDEHTGSSRGRCPTPMQSSRRIVLSNECLDDITMPSFGTSRRGLVTNECLQDISMPSYGGNSRLSRVKSTTPLQRSQQMTAECLDDMTMPSFGTSSRSPATNECLEDISMPSFGESRGSSRRRCPTPTQVSRQGMMTNECLDDMTMPSFGTSVAENAGSSRRRCPTPTQVSRQGMMTNECLDDMTMPSFGTVPDECLGDISMPSYRRNTERSLTPGQRPRQEMMTDECLNDMTMPSYGEAFASPRRQIVMPSECLNDVSAPSFVSGTSEGTSRRQRILMSQTNTDCGGWPASRGRSPRMPQMSMTNECLEDMTMPTFGGVSGSSRRGQSAMDSVRLEDMSMPSGLSHRTQYGECVEDNVSGEGGRRHRLLAPLTTNECLEDVSAPSFAASSRTASRHLPQFTNECLEDVSMPLNDSLSRNVSKSTARRPPDISYPSEMLANESAPAYQSANCTCSSSSPSPPPQQSSRSLPWEKGSAGCLEDETMPTFEDVSYQPRRHQLTMPSENLADITEPSFSRSRSKVGDTGQPGLFHSTGLPSSTRKESLKGKSPRQEHKRDAGKQLADESAPSILKDAAKGPSEVVKEVTVQSSKTSVTRVFNNTPDGGNNSGQPMIEDLSMPPFEATDPSAHESRHQDASLHGFRSMDNYRPFDELIYSQDSVGNQTQPQPQTPQPVRSASRGRSVRRPPSNPSNLGGNVGGATRTPGQPCDMVGTSYPHGKPHCYTRKPC